One window of the Capnocytophaga haemolytica genome contains the following:
- a CDS encoding 2,3,4,5-tetrahydropyridine-2,6-dicarboxylate N-succinyltransferase translates to MTDLRQTIEAAWDNRALLQEADTQAAIRKVVDLLDAGELRVAEPTSAGWQVNEWVKKAVVLYFPIQQMATQEVGIFEFHDKIPLKRGYAEKGIRVVPSAVARHGAYISKGVILMPSYVNIGAHVDEGTMVDTWATVGSCAQIGKNVHLSGGVGIGGVLEPLQAAPVIIEDGAFIGSRCIVVEGVRVEREAVLGANVVLTASTKIIDVTGTEPVEIKGYVPARSVVIPGTYNKAFAAGTYGVSCALIIGKRKESTDKKTSLNEALREYGVSV, encoded by the coding sequence ATGACAGATTTAAGACAAACCATAGAAGCAGCTTGGGACAACCGAGCTTTATTACAAGAGGCGGATACGCAAGCAGCTATCCGCAAAGTAGTTGATTTATTAGACGCCGGCGAGTTGCGCGTAGCAGAACCTACCTCAGCAGGTTGGCAAGTAAACGAGTGGGTGAAGAAAGCCGTAGTGCTCTACTTCCCTATCCAGCAGATGGCTACCCAAGAGGTGGGCATCTTTGAGTTCCACGACAAGATACCGCTCAAGCGCGGCTATGCCGAGAAGGGCATCCGCGTAGTGCCAAGTGCCGTAGCGCGCCACGGAGCCTACATCTCCAAAGGGGTGATACTAATGCCGAGCTATGTGAATATCGGTGCACACGTTGATGAAGGCACAATGGTAGATACGTGGGCAACCGTAGGCAGTTGTGCTCAGATAGGCAAGAATGTACACCTCAGTGGCGGCGTAGGCATAGGCGGTGTATTAGAGCCACTGCAAGCTGCCCCTGTGATCATTGAAGACGGTGCCTTCATCGGCTCGCGTTGCATTGTAGTGGAAGGCGTGCGCGTAGAACGTGAGGCAGTGCTCGGGGCAAACGTAGTGCTCACCGCCTCTACCAAGATTATAGACGTAACGGGTACCGAGCCTGTGGAGATCAAAGGCTATGTGCCAGCGCGCTCCGTAGTAATACCAGGCACATACAACAAAGCCTTTGCGGCAGGCACCTATGGGGTATCCTGCGCGCTGATTATCGGCAAGCGCAAAGAAAGCACCGACAAGAAGACCTCACTCAACGAGGCACTTAGAGAGTACGGCGTGAGCGTATAG
- a CDS encoding Fic family protein, with product MHIHPFLDGNGRTARLLMNYIQAYYRLPLGLIFEEDKQSYYAALQSVQEHGDHEHYYAFMFAQYEKYLKGEINRANP from the coding sequence GTGCATATCCATCCCTTTTTAGACGGCAACGGGCGCACAGCACGGCTGTTGATGAATTATATCCAAGCCTACTACCGCTTGCCGCTGGGGCTCATCTTTGAAGAGGATAAGCAGTCCTATTACGCTGCCTTGCAATCAGTGCAAGAGCACGGCGACCACGAGCACTATTACGCATTTATGTTCGCCCAATATGAAAAATACCTAAAAGGTGAAATCAATAGAGCTAACCCCTAA
- a CDS encoding valine--tRNA ligase — MSENTKYEPTALEEKWYAYWLEHNYFHSEVDETKTPYTIVIPPPNVTGVLHMGHMLNNTIQDVLIRRARLRGFNACWVPGTDHASIATEAKVVDKLAKEGIKKSDLTREEFLKHAWEWTHQYGGTILKQLRKLGCSCDWERTKFTMDEEMTASVIKVFVDLYRKGLIYRGHRMVNWDPEAKTTLSDEEVIYEERQGFLYHLKYQIEGTEDYLVIATTRPETIFGDTAICINPNDERYAHLRGKKAVVPICGRAIPIIEDEYVDMEFGTGCLKVTPAHDVNDKMLGDKHGLEVIDIFNEDASLNSYGLHYAGKDRFVVREEIVKELEDKGLLFKKEKYTNKVGTSERTKAVIEPRLSDQWFLKMDTLIKPAVEAVLNSDTVKLHPKKFENTYRHWVENVRDWNISRQLWWGQQIPAYYYGEGKQQFVVAETPEEALTLAREASGNAALQASDLRRDEDALDTWFSSWLWPISVFDGILDPENKEIKYYYPTNDLVTGPDILFFWVIRMIVAGYEYRGEQPFSNVYLTGIVRDKLGRKMSKQLGNSPDALGLIKEYGADGVRVGMLLSSAAGNDLLFDESLCQQGKGFGNKLWNAFQLIKSWQVSEGVPQPESARLALDWFEAKFQQTLAEIDEHFEKYRISDALMSTYKLAWDDCCSWLLEMVKPAYGSPMDTKTYTCVVAAFEDLLRVLHPFMPFVTEEIWQGLKTRTPEEALIIAQYPAQQPYDESLLRDFAFAAEVIAGIRTVRKEKNIAFKNAVSLSLINNEGVTNRFDAVLIKMGNLTEITPVKEAIDGASSFRVKANEYFIPLVGAVDVAAEVAKLQEELQYTQGFLASVQKKLANEKFVSGAPEAVVAAERKKEADALAKIATIEKSIKAMSNV; from the coding sequence ATGAGTGAAAATACAAAATACGAGCCTACGGCTTTAGAAGAAAAATGGTACGCCTATTGGCTAGAACACAATTACTTCCACTCGGAGGTAGATGAAACTAAGACGCCTTACACCATCGTCATTCCTCCGCCCAACGTTACGGGGGTGCTGCATATGGGGCATATGCTCAACAATACGATTCAAGACGTGCTCATACGCCGCGCGCGCCTCAGGGGCTTTAACGCCTGTTGGGTGCCAGGCACTGACCACGCCTCCATCGCCACAGAGGCTAAGGTGGTGGATAAGCTCGCCAAAGAGGGCATCAAAAAAAGCGACCTCACCCGTGAGGAGTTCCTAAAGCACGCGTGGGAGTGGACGCATCAGTATGGCGGAACGATCCTCAAGCAGCTGCGCAAACTCGGCTGCTCGTGCGATTGGGAGCGCACCAAATTCACTATGGACGAGGAGATGACTGCCTCCGTCATCAAGGTCTTTGTAGACCTATATCGTAAGGGACTCATCTACCGCGGGCACCGTATGGTAAATTGGGATCCTGAGGCGAAGACCACCCTCTCTGATGAGGAGGTAATCTATGAAGAGCGCCAGGGCTTTTTGTACCACCTCAAATACCAAATAGAAGGCACGGAGGACTACTTAGTGATCGCCACCACACGCCCCGAAACGATATTTGGCGACACGGCGATTTGCATCAACCCCAACGATGAGCGGTATGCCCACCTCAGGGGCAAGAAGGCAGTGGTGCCTATTTGTGGCAGGGCGATCCCTATCATTGAGGACGAGTATGTGGATATGGAGTTCGGTACGGGTTGCCTCAAGGTTACCCCTGCCCACGATGTGAACGACAAGATGCTCGGCGATAAACACGGCTTGGAGGTCATCGATATCTTCAATGAGGACGCCTCACTCAATAGTTATGGCTTGCATTACGCAGGCAAAGACCGCTTTGTGGTACGCGAAGAGATCGTAAAAGAATTAGAAGACAAGGGCTTACTATTCAAGAAAGAGAAGTACACCAACAAAGTAGGCACTTCAGAACGCACCAAGGCAGTCATAGAGCCGCGCCTCTCCGACCAGTGGTTCCTCAAGATGGATACGCTCATCAAGCCCGCTGTAGAGGCAGTTTTGAATAGTGATACCGTAAAGTTGCACCCTAAGAAGTTTGAGAATACCTACCGCCATTGGGTAGAGAACGTGCGCGACTGGAATATCTCTCGGCAACTCTGGTGGGGGCAGCAGATACCCGCCTATTACTATGGCGAGGGCAAGCAGCAGTTTGTCGTAGCCGAAACCCCAGAGGAAGCACTCACCTTAGCGCGTGAGGCATCGGGCAATGCAGCCTTGCAGGCAAGCGATTTGCGCCGCGATGAAGACGCTTTGGATACCTGGTTCTCATCTTGGCTTTGGCCTATATCCGTATTTGACGGCATCTTAGACCCTGAGAACAAAGAAATAAAGTACTACTACCCCACCAACGACTTGGTTACGGGGCCTGACATTCTCTTTTTCTGGGTAATCCGTATGATAGTAGCAGGCTATGAGTACCGCGGGGAGCAGCCTTTTAGCAATGTATACCTCACAGGGATTGTGAGGGATAAGTTAGGCCGTAAAATGTCTAAACAGTTAGGCAACTCCCCCGATGCGCTGGGCTTGATTAAGGAATACGGTGCGGACGGCGTGCGTGTGGGTATGTTGCTCTCCTCAGCAGCAGGCAACGACTTGCTTTTTGATGAGAGTCTGTGTCAGCAAGGCAAAGGCTTTGGCAACAAGCTCTGGAACGCTTTCCAGCTCATAAAGAGTTGGCAAGTCTCTGAGGGCGTACCACAACCTGAGTCCGCACGCTTAGCACTCGATTGGTTTGAAGCTAAGTTCCAACAGACGCTCGCTGAGATAGACGAGCATTTTGAGAAATACCGTATCTCAGATGCACTGATGAGCACCTACAAGCTCGCTTGGGACGATTGTTGTTCGTGGCTCTTAGAGATGGTAAAGCCCGCGTATGGGTCGCCTATGGACACAAAGACCTACACGTGTGTAGTGGCAGCCTTTGAGGATTTGCTCAGAGTACTACACCCCTTTATGCCCTTTGTAACCGAAGAGATCTGGCAAGGCCTGAAGACACGCACCCCAGAGGAAGCACTCATCATCGCGCAATACCCAGCACAGCAACCTTATGATGAGAGCTTGCTGAGAGACTTTGCCTTTGCCGCTGAGGTGATTGCGGGCATACGTACGGTGCGCAAAGAGAAGAACATCGCCTTTAAGAACGCCGTGAGTCTGTCGCTAATCAACAACGAGGGGGTAACGAATCGCTTTGATGCAGTGCTCATCAAGATGGGCAACCTCACTGAGATAACTCCCGTAAAAGAAGCCATAGACGGGGCAAGTAGCTTTAGGGTAAAGGCAAATGAGTACTTTATCCCCTTGGTAGGCGCGGTAGACGTAGCAGCAGAGGTAGCTAAGCTCCAAGAAGAACTACAGTACACACAAGGCTTTTTAGCATCCGTGCAGAAGAAACTCGCCAACGAGAAGTTCGTAAGCGGTGCCCCAGAAGCAGTAGTCGCCGCCGAACGCAAGAAAGAAGCCGATGCACTGGCAAAGATAGCAACTATTGAGAAGAGTATAAAAGCAATGAGTAACGTTTAA